Genomic DNA from Gemmatimonadales bacterium:
ACGGCGTTGCTGGAGTGAGCGGCGATCCGAAGTCGCTCGAACCGCCGATCATGCCGGGAGATTCGTTCGAAGTGCTGATGACGCCACCGCGTGCCGGAACATTCATCTACCACACCCACTTCAATGACGTGCGGCAGCTCCTGCACGGCCTCTACGGTCCGCTCATCGTGCTCGATTCGGCCGAACATTGGAATCCGTCGATCGATCGCGTCTTCATGATCGGAGACAACACCACATTCCTGCCGGTGCTCAACGGATCGCGAACTCCCGAACCAGTGACGTTGAAGACGGGTACATCGTATCGCTTCCGGTTCATCAATATCTCGGTATCGGAGCCCGATGCGATTGCAACGCTTCTCCATGATGGTGTTCCGATCGAGTGGACGGCGATCGCGAAGGACGGCGCGGCGCTGCCGCCCTGGCAGCGGACGACCGGCGATGCGCGGCAGGCGATCAACATCGGCGAGACCTTCGATTTCACGGTCCAATCAGCCGACACGTCGTCGACGATGCTCGATATCCATCATTTCAACGGGGCGCCGATGGTGCACCAGGTGATCCGCTTCGTCAAATGACGTCGCCGTGACGAGAAGCGGCCGGCATGGTATCTATTCTCCCATGCCAGCCTCTCTCGATTCCGTGCTCGCCACCGATCAGCTGGGGACTCGCCCCGCGCACGCGCTCGATCCCTCGAGCGAACGCGCCGCTGTCGAGGCGCTGGTCGCCGAGATGGCGCGGCCGTCGCGGCACGTGCTGCAACGCCTTTCCGAGATCCTTGTTGGTCTGTGCGGCGCGGGCTCTGCCGGCGTATCGCTCCTGGAAGAACCGGACGGTCCTGGCCGTTTCCGGTGGCACGCGCTGACGGGTGCGCTGCGCGAGCAGCTCTGGGGCGTGATGCCGGGGCACGTCTCCGCGAGTCGAATCGTGGTGGAGCGAGCTGTGCCGCAACTCTACATCCATCCGGCGCGTCACTTCGAGTACCTGCGCGAGTTGCAGCCGCCGATCGTCGAAGCGCTGGTCGCTCCGCTGCCCGTGGGCGACCGGATTGTCGGTGCGGTCTGGGTCATCGACCATGCCGGCCAACGGGGATTCGACGCCGAGGATCTGCGCGTCGTGACACGATGTGCAGCGATCGCCGGCGCCGTGTACGCTGCGCACGAAACGATCGACGCACTGCGCGACGCAGGTCGTCGCAAGGACGAATTCCTTGCCGTCCTCAGTCATGAAATGCGGAACCCGCTCGCCGCCATCAGCAACTCGACCCGCTACCTCGCCCGGGCAACGGCTTCGGTGCCCGATCAGCGGCAGGCGTGCGCGGTGATCGAGCGCCAGCTGGCGCACGTCGTCCGGCTCAGTGAAGACCTGATCGATGCATCGCGCGTGGGTCAGGGAAGCCTGGAACTCCGCATGGAGCGCACCGATCTCGTTGCAGCGACGCGTGCCGGCCACGAAGCGGCGATGCCGGCGCTCGCCGAGCACGACCGGGAGATCGCCGTCTCGTTGCCCGACCAGCCACTCTTCGTCACCGGTGATCCGGCGCGGCTCGCCCAGATCGTCACCAATCTCCTCACGTCGGCCGCCCGGCGGACTCGTGCCGGCGGTCTCGTGTCGCTGACCTTGCGGGAGGAGGGCGACGCCGCGGTGCTGCAGCTGGTGAGTGACACTCCGGGGGTCGCGGCCGGCTGGCCGACCGGCGTCGATCCGTTCGCGGCAGTCGCTCCCGGTCGCCCCGACGAACCACCCGGCATCGGCCTCGCGCTGGCGCGCTCGCTCGTCGAGTTGCATGGCGGACGGATCGTATCGGTGCAGACCGAGCTCGCGCCGCAAAGCGGTTTTGCCGTGCAGCTGCCGCTCGCAGACAGGGCAGCGACTGGCACCCGGATGACCGTTGCGCCGAAGCCGTCTCGTGCACGCGCCGAATTGGACGGTGTGCGACGTCGCGAACGGGTGCTGGTCGTCGACGATTCGGTCGATTCCGGCGACTCGCTCGCCCGCCTGCTCAGTTCATGGGGCCACGATGTGCGGACGGCGCAAGGCGCAGTGGCTGGTTTGCGCCTCGAATGGGAGTTCGAGCCGCATGCCGTGATCCTCGACATCGAAATGCCCGGAAAGAACGGCTATGAGGTGGCGGCCGAACTGCGCGTGCGCCGACGCGACCTGCTGCTCGTGGCACTCAGCGGACACGCGCGTGAGGAAGATCGCGCACGCTCTCTTGCTGCCGGCTTCGACTATCACCTGACCAAGCCGGCGAACGTCGAGTTGCTTCAGCACATTCTCTCATGATGCCGCCGATCCGCAACGCGCGCGCGCTCGCCACCACCTTCGCCCTCAGCGCGATCACTGGATGCGGTGCGTCGCGGCGAGTGACGACAGCGCCAGTACCGGTGGCGGCCACCGCACCGGCACCGCGCAACGACATCCACTGGTTTCGATCGTCGGCCGAGTATCGCGGCATCGCGCTGGAGGTCTACCGGTCGGCGGCCGAGCATCTTCTCGGACTGATTCGAGACCAGCGCGCCGGTACCTGGGCAGTGATCCTCGACGCCGACGAAACCGTGCTCGACAATTCGCTCAGTGAACGCCGCGACGCCGATCTCGGCCGGGCGTACTCCGAGACCGCATGGGCCGCGTGGGTTCGGGAAAGTGCGGCGACCGCGATCCCGGGTGCCGTCGACTTCACCAGACAGGTGCACGCGCTCGGCGGCAAGGTGGTGATCGTCTCCAACCGCCCCGATTCGCTCTGCGCGCCGACCCGGGAGAACCTGACCAAGATCGGCGTCGCGGCGGACATGGTCCTCTGCGGTCCCGCCGGCGTAACCGACAAGAATCCGCGGTTCGAGCGGGTCCAGCAGGGGACTGCCGTCCCCGGGGTGCCCCCGCTGCACGTCGTCGAATGGATCGGCGACAACATCGAGGACTTTCCGGCGCTGCGTCAGTCGGTGCGTTCGACTCCCGACGGGTACCGCGACTTCGGCGTGAAGTACTTCCTCCTTCCCAATCCGATGTACGGCTCGTGGGTCAGGAACGCCGAGCCGTGAGCGATCATCGAACCAGCGCTTCGTCAGCAATCCTTGACGTGTCACGACAAATGATCGATATTGTTCACATATGAACCGTCTCAAGACCGATGCCGAGCCCGTCGCCGCACCGGGCGCCGAAGCGGTGATGTTCTCGCTGCTCGGCGTTGCGCATGGTATCGAGGACCGCCTGGAACAGGCGCTGTCGCCGATCGGTCTCTCCACGTCGAAGCTCGGCGTCCTCACGCAGCTGGTGGCGGCGGGCGGCCCGCTCCCGCTGAGCGAACTCGCGTCACGACTGAGCTGTGTCCGGTCCAACATGACGCAGCTGGTCGATCGGCTTGAAGCGGACGGCCTGGTTCGGCGCGTCGACGATCCGGCGGACCGCCGCAGCGTGCTGGCGATGGTGACCCGGCTCGGCGAGGAGCGCCAGGCCGACGGCGCGTCCGAACTGGCGCGCGTCGGTGAGGAGTTCGCGGCGGCACTCCCGCGCGCTGACCGCGCCGCGTTCACCCGCGCCCTGGCCGCGCTCAAGTAGTTTTTCCCGCCCGACAGACCCGGTCATCGTCCTATCCTCCGCGGAGCGCTCGTGAGCTATATCACCACGCATCTCCTTCCCGGCGAAACGATCACGTACCGGACACGGCTTCACTGGAAAATCTTTGTCGCCCCCGTGCTGGTATCACTGGCGATGCTCGCGCTGGCACTCTGGGCGCTGTCGGCCAATCGCCGCCTGATCGCGCTCGCGCCGGTCGCCATCGCGGTGATCGTCCTCTTCGCCGCGTGGATTCGCCGGCGGAGTTCCGAATTCGCGGTCACCAACAAGCGGGTGATCATCAAACTCGGCGTCATGTCGACCCGGTCGATGGAGCTCCTCCTCTCAAAA
This window encodes:
- a CDS encoding response regulator is translated as MPASLDSVLATDQLGTRPAHALDPSSERAAVEALVAEMARPSRHVLQRLSEILVGLCGAGSAGVSLLEEPDGPGRFRWHALTGALREQLWGVMPGHVSASRIVVERAVPQLYIHPARHFEYLRELQPPIVEALVAPLPVGDRIVGAVWVIDHAGQRGFDAEDLRVVTRCAAIAGAVYAAHETIDALRDAGRRKDEFLAVLSHEMRNPLAAISNSTRYLARATASVPDQRQACAVIERQLAHVVRLSEDLIDASRVGQGSLELRMERTDLVAATRAGHEAAMPALAEHDREIAVSLPDQPLFVTGDPARLAQIVTNLLTSAARRTRAGGLVSLTLREEGDAAVLQLVSDTPGVAAGWPTGVDPFAAVAPGRPDEPPGIGLALARSLVELHGGRIVSVQTELAPQSGFAVQLPLADRAATGTRMTVAPKPSRARAELDGVRRRERVLVVDDSVDSGDSLARLLSSWGHDVRTAQGAVAGLRLEWEFEPHAVILDIEMPGKNGYEVAAELRVRRRDLLLVALSGHAREEDRARSLAAGFDYHLTKPANVELLQHILS
- a CDS encoding HAD family acid phosphatase yields the protein MMPPIRNARALATTFALSAITGCGASRRVTTAPVPVAATAPAPRNDIHWFRSSAEYRGIALEVYRSAAEHLLGLIRDQRAGTWAVILDADETVLDNSLSERRDADLGRAYSETAWAAWVRESAATAIPGAVDFTRQVHALGGKVVIVSNRPDSLCAPTRENLTKIGVAADMVLCGPAGVTDKNPRFERVQQGTAVPGVPPLHVVEWIGDNIEDFPALRQSVRSTPDGYRDFGVKYFLLPNPMYGSWVRNAEP
- a CDS encoding MarR family transcriptional regulator; this translates as MNRLKTDAEPVAAPGAEAVMFSLLGVAHGIEDRLEQALSPIGLSTSKLGVLTQLVAAGGPLPLSELASRLSCVRSNMTQLVDRLEADGLVRRVDDPADRRSVLAMVTRLGEERQADGASELARVGEEFAAALPRADRAAFTRALAALK
- a CDS encoding PH domain-containing protein — encoded protein: MSYITTHLLPGETITYRTRLHWKIFVAPVLVSLAMLALALWALSANRRLIALAPVAIAVIVLFAAWIRRRSSEFAVTNKRVIIKLGVMSTRSMELLLSKIEGITVTQSLSGRVFGYGEIVVTGSGGTQEPFDSIQAPLDFRQAVQAATTSGS